The window GCATATTTTACTGCTCTACCAGAGGGGCagtgattcccagcactcacgtggtACACCTCTAATTCCAATTCTTGGGAATCCgatactctcttctggtttcctcagGCACCAGACAACCAAGTGCTATTCAGACACataaggcaaaacacccacacacatgaaataaataaaatttaattaccaccttttaaaaaaataaaattttattaagaaagtttttaaaaggttataaATATAAATCAGAAGTACATACAtaacttaaataaaaattaacaactATTTCACATTCTGTACAGAATGTTGCTCTGTATAGTTGTCACTTTCTACACTATGGCTCCCCACCCCCCTGCTGTCCTTGAAAAAGCAGTTGTTTTCTGTATTCGGTGTGACGTCAGCATGACTCCAGTTGCTTAGCTGAAGGTGCTCCAGAACCATTTGTGGAGAAATAAGAGTTTGAGCAGCCGCTTCCTGATGCTGGACATGAACTTGCTCTAGATCTTTACTCTGATAAACATTCATGAACAAAAACCTCCCTGCATGGCTCTGTTAACTTTTGTAGACTCAAATCTCAGTAGTGAAATTTATTGGGCCCAAGAACACTACTGAAAACAGGATGTCACATGATTTCTCAAATGATTTGAGCGGAAAAAAGGACACAGCGTGGGACCACGTTCCACAATGCAAACACCCAAGAGGGGACTCTAGTTTACATCCTCACAGCAGAGCAGACTAGCAGGGTCCTACCTCCCTGCACCTCTGCACTGAGAAAACACCAACTGGACTCTCCGAGCAGCACTTGAATTTAGTTCTTGGAAAAACAGTACTTCCACGGTTCCTTCCTAGGTGACAGGCTTTTTCCTTCAGATGCAGTTTCTTAGGAGGCTAAACTTGTTCTGTCAAGGTGCTGATCAGATTTTCTAGGTTCTGTAGGATTCTCTAACCTTGTACTCAAAATACTCAAAGGTATTTGTtcctaaaatctttaaaatacacacacacaaacctcactaaacacgtttttttttttttgatgtgtttgtgttttgcctctttatgtatgtacatgtgcacttGGGtaccagaggccagagagggtgtcGGCTCCCCTGAACTGGAGTTCGATACTCATGAGCTGTCATGTATGTGTGCTGGGAACGGAACATAGGGTTCttctgggtcatctctccagttgCCTCTCATTCAAGAAATTAACTCTGGATGTTGGGACTTTATAGAACATTCTTATGAACCCTCCCCACAGCCACTTAGAAAGGCTtgcacacaggaaaagaaaatgagccACAGTGTGCTGACCTCTAATCCAGTCTATTTGAATGCGTTCCCTACAGGGGCCCACCACCCCGGGTGTTCCTGGCTAGCTTATTCTAGCTGGCTCTAAGAGTGCCTTATCTGATACTTTCTATAGGTTTTTtccttcctgagacagggtttctttgtgtaacagccttggctgtcctaaaactcatcctgtagaccaagctggtctcaaattcagagccccacttgcctctacctcctgagtgctgggattatggcaAGTGCCACCCCTGCCTAGCTAACTCGCCTGTTTTAATGGCATCGATAAACTTTCTGTTGGGctcaccaccccccccccaaaaaaaaccccagcttgttggttttatgtggatCAAGTTTAATAACCTATCAAGAAAAAGTTAAGGAAAAATAAGGGAtatgtattaatttttctttataaaaaaatacCATACCTGCTATTCTCATACAAACTCAATGATCAAGTGCAGATAaataaagggggtggggggacagggcAGAGAAAGATGGAAATGGAACAAATCACACTTCAGGCAGCACAGTGGCTTCcagcctgtccctgtctcccaaaTTAACAGGCACACTCAGTTTCTAGAAAGGAGCACCAAATTCCCCTATGGAGACGACATTGCACTTTTGACATCATGACTGGATGGTCAAGGAACATTTTTCCTGCAACAGCACAATACTTAGGGGAAAGGAAAGACAGCTTGAGACTTCAATAGCATGAACAATACAATAAAATGAGGGAAAAGTAAATTCCTGATACACTAATCTCAAAGACAGATAGAGATCTTTAATGTAGagtaagtttattcatggagaaAACAGCTAACAAAACACCCTAGAGACTTTTAAGCAAATTAAAAACTTATCAGGAAGAGTCTAGAGATGCAGGATGACCTTCAAGTCTGATCCTGTACCCCAGAGTACATGGGAAACAGGGATGCACTGCATCTGGCTTATGTGGTACTGgttattgaacccagggcttagTGCATGGCAGGCATGTGCTCCACCAATCATGTGACAACTGTGACTCCTGAGggtcacagtttttttttttttttttggttctttttttttccggagctggggaccgaacccagggccttgcgcttcctaggcaagcgctctaccactgagctaaatccccagccccgagggtCACAGTTTTAATTCCACTGTCTTCATCTGCTTAAGATTCCTCTATGAGAGCAAAAAAGAGTGAAGAGCCAAAGAATTTGACGGCTAGAAGTTAGGAATTCTGGTGGCTGGTTCATAGATCACAAAGTGCTGGGAGAAAGACACTATTTCCTATCAGCAAACTGTGAGGTGTTGACTCGACACAGACATATGAACTCACTTCAAATGCTTTCGTCTGTGTGGACCATTATACCAATGTGgtatgacaaacacacacacacctaataaGAGCTAGAACTGGGCCGAGTAGGACACTTCTCTGGACAAACTcagtttatgctctaagatgggCCCAAGGCAGAAGCATGACAGGTGAGTTCTTCCCTGCCCCTGTGTGAGGCAACCAGAGAGTCCCCTAAGCTTTAGTCGTTGGTATTTAACCTCTTCCGTTTTACAGGGCTTTTCTGGTCATGCAGATGGCACAAACCATCTGCAGTAATGTCTCTTTTTGGCTCCTCCATGGGTTCTAAAGGAAAGTCCTGGCCTGTGGCCAGTACCTGCCGAACAGTCATATTAACTCGGGCAGTTTTCAAgtaggtggcacacacctgccaGTCTTCCACAGAACAGGGCTCAAGCAATGATCCGCTAGGGAGGACAGCTGGGAGAGGTGTCTCCAGGCAGTGAGGCAGGCACTCCCCATCAGGATGTGGAAGGACTCGAGGGACTGCATGATTTAACAGGCGGCTGAAACCTGACATTACCATGATGTCACCACTGTGCATAAACATGGCTGTGGGAGCTTCATCTCTCTTGAGGCCACCCAGGAGAAAGATGGCAGACTGTCCAAagctaccaaaaagaaaaaaaagtttctgttATTAGTTACATTTATGAAAGTTACTACCAACTGtattctcttttcattttagaTGGACATTGTTTCCAAGCTGTTACCTTTAATCTGCCACAGTGTGGAATGGAAACCAGTGGACAACTCACAGGAACCAGTTCCTGCTACACAGCTTTCAGTGGTTAACTCAGGATGTCAGTGGTGGCAGGTGACTTCACCTGCTAAGCCACCTCATGATTCTTATTTACTTTTGATGTGTGCACCTCTGGGGAGGCCAAAAGTTTGTGCTGATGTCTTACATCTGtgtttccagctttttactctgttTTTTCAAacgtgcatgggtgttttgcccacgtgtatgtttgtatacatgtgcCTACTGTCCTCAGAGCCAGAACAGTGAACCGGACTGCCTGGGGCTGGAGTTTTAGGCGCTTGTGATCTACcatttgggtgctgagaatcaactTTAGTtatctagaagagcagcaagtgttctaacCACCtaatcatctctctagctctgcgTCTTTAAAATGTACACGGCATTATTTGCCGCCTGTGCATCTACCTGTGAGTGTGAATGTGCTATCACGGAACACACACGGTGGTCAGAGAACACTTAAGGGTTCTCCCCTACTCTGGAGTCTGGGCATCAAGGTCAGGCCACCAGGCTTATTATTAGGGAAGCGCTTTTGCCTACTGAGCCTTTTAGAAATTTCATCCATTCAGTTCCTTATTTCTGTGTGGCACTGCTCAtgccggggtgtgtgtgtgtgtgtgtgtgtgtgtgtgtgtgtgtgtgtgtgtgtgtgtgtgtgtaagtcctGGAGGGGTTGCTTTACTCCTTTCTCCACGTGGGTCTGTAAAAGTAACTTCTCTTTGCCTGAATTAATTGTCCTCTCCGGCTTACTGTCTCTATCTGCCAACCTCGCTCAGCCCTGgcagcttctagcctctgtacagtCTAATCCAGGTTAGAGACTTGCTGCTAAGTAAGCTCACCCTTCCGAGCTCTTTCTGAGCTTTGGCTTAATGCTTTAACTCAGCGGTCTTagctcaaaactcctctccatgCTGACTGACTCAATCCAGCCTCTCCCTGCTTCTTACTGAACTGGTCTCAGACTAGCGGTCTGTTCTAATACTTTGGCTCTTTCTCATTCATTCTTTCCcagtgtctagcttgttctttcttCAACATGTCTTTGTAAACCTCTCCAGGTAAACCTGTCTCCTCCtgtctcatgagagttgggcatattctATGCAGTcaaatttttctctgattccacactttgccactcaattagacatcactttttttttagttctttttttcggagctggggaccgaatagACATCACTTTTAAACTAAACATTccctctacaaactaactttaccttcactgtttgtcattaaaggtgtgtgctaagggtgaGGCACACAACTAGaaatagttttttctttctttagtaaataacacaatcttaggattacagtgtgatcaaatatcctgcaacagggTCCCAAGACTGACCTTAGGTCAACAGGCTTGCAGCCTTTATTTGATGAGCTATTTCACAGCCCCCCAAGCACGTGTTGTTCATATGCCTGGATTTTTACCTgggttctgaactcaggtcctcatgcttgttcaGCAAGTTACATAACCAACTAAGCTATTTCCTCAGCCCACAAGCCATCACTTTGAGACTATTCTGGCGTATGTTTCTGAGTGATCAACCTATGATCCGCTCCCCATGCATTATCACGACAGACCTGCTGCAAAAGAAAACGTGATGCAGCAGATGCAGAGCAGTGCCGAATCTTGACACATCTAAGCTTTGCTGCTCTTTCACGATCCATGCAGGCTTCATGTTTTACTCTACTTTGCTctgcttttcaaaaataaaacaaaaaaaaatcaaaacaataacaaaaaccagtTCTAACTTGCTTACAATATATATAGTAATGACAGTATCTCTCATTATAAAACTTAAATCTTTACTAATTTCAGCTTTAAAAtgctttaggggaaaaaaaataaacaatctgAAATTTCTGAAATTAAGTTACCTGAAGGACAGCAAGGGTTTGGAGTGATCTAGTTCCGATCTGTCCACATGGATTCCCAGTGTGGAGTCTAGGCGGTAGTAATTCAGGATACCTGCTTCTGCTCGGAAACCCTGAAATCCACAGGCAGTGGCGACTTGCTCTGAGAGGAAAGCCAGGTCAGAAGGGAAAGGTGTATAATGATCTGCTGAGTATTTCTTTGGTAAAAGtagagaaaataggaaaaatgaaCAACGATCTCAGAACATAGGAAATCGTGGAATGAAGTCCTTTACCTTACTAACTACTGCTCACACAGGTGCCCATCAATCCTACCCATTCTCTCTTGAGGAAGCACTGGCAACCCAGCTCTGGCTAGCTGGAACCTGTTATACACACTGGGCCAGTGTTGTAGCAAGCGATCCTTCTGActttgcctcttaagtgctgggaaaCAAGTGTGTGCCCTGATGCCTGGCTGGGAATCTGCCCCTCGCCCCCACTGAGAAAATATAGAAATCTAATAACAAAACATTCACTGTACTGAGCACCACTGCATGACAGGCGCCATTCAAGGCAGTGGTAAGTCACACAAATTCACTTTTTGACATATGTACAGAAGCAACTTCTCTTCCACCCTAGCATATTTGAATCCTAAGCAGGATAAGTCCCCTTAAGTTAAAGGCAACTCAGGGCTGTTATGACCCAGAGA is drawn from Rattus norvegicus strain BN/NHsdMcwi chromosome 6, GRCr8, whole genome shotgun sequence and contains these coding sequences:
- the Alkbh1 gene encoding nucleic acid dioxygenase ALKBH1 isoform X1; this translates as MFQLPHMGNGGVRWDEPSRSKDKTKRRPRSLLERLRWVTLGYHYNWDSKKYSADHYTPFPSDLAFLSEQVATACGFQGFRAEAGILNYYRLDSTLGIHVDRSELDHSKPLLSFSFGQSAIFLLGGLKRDEAPTAMFMHSGDIMVMSGFSRLLNHAVPRVLPHPDGECLPHCLETPLPAVLPSGSLLEPCSVEDWQVCATYLKTARVNMTVRQVLATGQDFPLEPMEEPKRDITADGLCHLHDQKSPVKRKRLNTND
- the Alkbh1 gene encoding nucleic acid dioxygenase ALKBH1, translated to MGKMAAAVVSLTSLATEPKEDAFRKLFRFYRQSRRSTADLGAVIDFSEAHVAQSPKPGVPKVVRFPLNVSSVTEHDTSRAGLQPVSKWQAYGLEGYPGFIFIPNPFLPGCQWHWIKQCLKLYSQKPNVCNLDKHMTKEETQGLWEQSKEFLRSKDKTKRRPRSLLERLRWVTLGYHYNWDSKKYSADHYTPFPSDLAFLSEQVATACGFQGFRAEAGILNYYRLDSTLGIHVDRSELDHSKPLLSFSFGQSAIFLLGGLKRDEAPTAMFMHSGDIMVMSGFSRLLNHAVPRVLPHPDGECLPHCLETPLPAVLPSGSLLEPCSVEDWQVCATYLKTARVNMTVRQVLATGQDFPLEPMEEPKRDITADGLCHLHDQKSPVKRKRLNTND